TTATGGGTTTGCTTATCCGAACATTGAGTTCTGGTCAGTAGGTGCCGCGGATGTCAGTGATTCCCAGCTGGGCAGGCAGGGAGGTGTACAACGCATCAACCTGGCGGATTTCGCTTTCAGTGCGTGGGATAACAGCGTGATCATTCACGAAATCTGCCATGCGCTTGGGTTGAGACATGAACATACCCGCCTCGACAGAGATACCTATGTTACTTTGAATACCTCTAATCTTACTTCTTCAGGGTTGGCGCAATTCAGTATTCCGTCAACGAATTACTATCAGACAGGTGCTTACGATTATACTTCTGTTATGGGTTATTCTTCCTATACCACCAGCACTTCCATCGTAAATAATACCAGCCTGCCAATGTATACCAGGAAAGATGGTAGTTCTATCTATCAGGGTAGCTATCTTTCCAACAGCGACAGGTCATGGATCAATAACTTCTATATTCCATATATAGCCAGATCTGATGTGTATGCTGAATTAGCGCCTACTGTATATAAGGCAGATAATTCCATCATGACAGCTCAGGAAAGACTTAACTTACAGGCACAACTGAATAATGGTAATCCTACACCACCAGCTTGTTGTCAGTTAACCAACGATTTGGGTAAATTTACTTGTCCCTGAGTGAAGGATATAAGGAAGAAGCTTGTTTTTTAGCAAGCTTCTTCCTGATTTTACAGCATTTTGAAAATTAAATGATAAACAAATGAAGTACTGTTTCAATTTTTT
The genomic region above belongs to Chitinophaga sp. 180180018-3 and contains:
- a CDS encoding M12 family metallopeptidase, with the protein product MKINLYFKSVALLGMLAFLSCSKDKQSGQTAIQNDGPVTLKSGIVVEKKGTQYFWERDILLSKEQFNNLDKYGQLLAKKPDYIGPERNMHPVYNVPFVNTAQGRTIPRAFSIYPTAYNMWAMVRIIYGSNLTTPQKQKVYSALLEMQSSTNVRFYNATCEPLIDPTYGFAYPNIEFWSVGAADVSDSQLGRQGGVQRINLADFAFSAWDNSVIIHEICHALGLRHEHTRLDRDTYVTLNTSNLTSSGLAQFSIPSTNYYQTGAYDYTSVMGYSSYTTSTSIVNNTSLPMYTRKDGSSIYQGSYLSNSDRSWINNFYIPYIARSDVYAELAPTVYKADNSIMTAQERLNLQAQLNNGNPTPPACCQLTNDLGKFTCP